From a single Collibacillus ludicampi genomic region:
- a CDS encoding helix-turn-helix domain-containing protein — protein sequence MTRVTMTVQEVAQYIGVCEDTIYNMVREKKIPHMRARRRIFFRKDSIDAWMEQQEKQAMIRITF from the coding sequence TTGACTCGCGTCACCATGACTGTTCAAGAAGTGGCTCAATACATCGGCGTCTGCGAAGACACCATTTATAACATGGTGCGGGAGAAGAAAATCCCGCACATGAGAGCGCGCAGGCGGATCTTCTTCCGCAAAGACTCCATCGACGCATGGATGGAACAGCAAGAAAAACAAGCGATGATCCGTATAACCTTTTGA
- a CDS encoding helix-turn-helix domain-containing protein — protein MLDKKTLGAIIQKKRKEKGLKQIDLSIATDLSRNYLSDIENGRYMPSVEALSRIAACLDLDLNVLKMTEIQVVDESKGLVSAR, from the coding sequence ATGTTGGACAAAAAAACTCTTGGCGCAATCATACAGAAAAAACGGAAAGAAAAAGGGCTAAAACAAATTGATCTGTCCATTGCTACTGATTTATCAAGAAATTATCTTTCTGACATTGAAAACGGGAGATACATGCCAAGCGTAGAAGCGTTGTCTAGAATTGCGGCTTGTTTAGATTTGGATTTAAACGTGCTCAAAATGACGGAAATACAAGTTGTAGATGAGAGCAAAGGGTTGGTCTCAGCCCGCTGA
- a CDS encoding helix-turn-helix domain-containing protein → MSLGENIKFYRKQRGLTQSELATQANMSRSYIADVERDRYNPSVDTLKAISEALNIPVSYLLDGPETTTAKQNYLPPLSSKEERDIARDLEKMLSDLESNEALSFHGEPLDEQSRELLRISLENSMRLAKKLAKQKFTPHKHKK, encoded by the coding sequence ATGTCTCTTGGTGAAAATATAAAATTTTACCGAAAACAAAGAGGTTTGACGCAAAGTGAGTTAGCTACACAAGCAAACATGTCTAGATCCTATATTGCTGATGTTGAGCGTGATCGATACAACCCGAGTGTAGATACTTTAAAAGCTATTTCAGAAGCTCTCAACATTCCGGTAAGTTATCTCTTGGATGGACCTGAAACAACAACGGCTAAACAAAATTACCTCCCACCCCTCTCTTCAAAGGAAGAACGTGACATCGCTCGCGATCTCGAGAAAATGCTGAGTGATCTTGAGTCGAATGAAGCGCTGTCCTTTCATGGGGAGCCATTGGATGAGCAGAGCCGAGAACTGCTTCGTATCTCACTCGAAAATTCCATGCGACTTGCAAAAAAGTTGGCCAAGCAAAAGTTCACCCCTCATAAGCACAAGAAATGA
- a CDS encoding ImmA/IrrE family metallo-endopeptidase, translating to MQLIKGTVEKLIKKYRTNNPFEIASQRNILVLFERLGDILGYFHTYKRIPMIHINSDLNEREQRFVCAHELGHSILHRHVNTPFLRKNTLFSIDRIEREANQFALELLIPDQVIYEFQNTNMTIYELVATYGVPQDLAHLKRKQTGKPYIFNTKTEHIFPLRR from the coding sequence ATGCAGTTGATTAAAGGTACAGTAGAAAAATTGATTAAAAAATACAGAACCAACAATCCATTCGAAATTGCTTCACAAAGAAATATCTTGGTTCTTTTTGAGCGACTGGGTGACATTCTTGGCTACTTTCACACATACAAACGGATCCCCATGATCCATATTAACTCTGACCTCAACGAAAGAGAGCAACGTTTTGTTTGCGCGCATGAGCTTGGTCATTCGATCCTGCACAGACATGTCAACACACCTTTTCTTAGAAAGAATACCCTTTTCTCAATCGACCGTATCGAGCGAGAAGCAAACCAGTTTGCATTGGAGCTTCTCATACCGGATCAAGTCATATATGAATTTCAGAACACAAATATGACCATTTACGAACTTGTCGCGACATATGGTGTACCCCAAGATTTAGCACATTTGAAACGAAAGCAAACCGGGAAACCATATATTTTTAACACAAAAACAGAACATATATTCCCATTAAGGAGGTGA
- a CDS encoding tyrosine-type recombinase/integrase, with amino-acid sequence MASIEKRGKNSYRLVVELGYDANGKRIRRSKTVHVKTKREAEKELAKFVTEIESGEYIAPEKMSFKNFVENEWLKKYAEKELALTTLNKYTSHFRSHILPFFGHKQLNDIKTLYIINFFNEIQKEGERKDGKSGQLSEITVRDIYTILRSVFSNAVEWRVIPNNPMDGVKRPKVGKRNPNFYETDETQEIIRALYDEPASWRLYFLGAMLGGFRRGELTALEWTDVDFDENTITIRKSISYTLQGKAVVKGTKTNEYERIVVMPEWYMRELRKYYTEWKKERLLVGDLWEGGDKQYVFHGGTGKPYYYTTPTKRWRKFLAKHDFRYIRLHDLRHTAATLLIEAGVDLKAIQERLGHSTYQVTADIYAHVTKKVNKAAADKLERLAPKNLVPNSSP; translated from the coding sequence TTGGCAAGCATCGAAAAACGTGGCAAAAATTCTTACCGACTTGTAGTTGAACTTGGATATGATGCAAACGGGAAACGAATAAGGAGATCGAAGACGGTTCATGTGAAAACGAAACGGGAAGCGGAAAAGGAATTAGCTAAGTTTGTAACTGAGATCGAGTCCGGGGAATATATCGCACCAGAGAAGATGAGTTTCAAGAATTTCGTTGAAAACGAATGGCTGAAGAAATACGCTGAGAAAGAACTCGCTCTGACAACTCTAAATAAATACACCTCTCATTTCCGATCTCACATTCTACCTTTCTTCGGACATAAACAGTTGAACGACATCAAAACCTTGTATATCATCAACTTTTTCAATGAAATCCAGAAAGAAGGTGAGCGTAAAGACGGAAAAAGTGGTCAACTGTCCGAAATTACCGTTCGTGATATCTATACGATTCTTCGGAGTGTTTTTTCAAATGCTGTCGAGTGGCGTGTCATCCCAAACAACCCGATGGACGGCGTTAAACGACCAAAAGTAGGGAAAAGGAATCCTAATTTTTACGAAACAGACGAAACTCAGGAAATCATCCGGGCTCTTTACGACGAACCCGCCTCCTGGCGGCTTTATTTTCTCGGGGCTATGCTCGGTGGTTTTCGGCGCGGGGAACTAACGGCATTAGAATGGACAGATGTGGACTTTGACGAAAATACAATCACAATCAGGAAAAGCATCTCCTACACGCTACAAGGAAAAGCTGTTGTCAAAGGTACAAAAACGAACGAGTATGAGCGGATCGTAGTGATGCCAGAGTGGTACATGCGTGAATTGCGGAAATACTATACCGAATGGAAAAAAGAACGGCTCTTGGTTGGCGACCTATGGGAAGGTGGGGACAAGCAGTATGTATTCCATGGAGGCACCGGGAAGCCATACTATTATACGACTCCTACAAAACGGTGGCGAAAATTCTTAGCGAAGCATGATTTTCGATATATCCGTCTCCATGATCTGCGCCATACAGCTGCCACCCTGCTCATTGAGGCCGGAGTAGACCTGAAGGCCATCCAGGAACGGCTCGGTCATTCAACGTATCAGGTGACTGCCGACATCTACGCGCATGTCACCAAAAAAGTAAACAAAGCCGCGGCTGACAAATTGGAGAGACTTGCTCCGAAAAATTTGGTCCCCAACTCGTCCCCATAA
- a CDS encoding helix-turn-helix domain-containing protein, with protein MRSKSLLTNREREVFELLVQDKTTKEIAGILFISEKTVRNHISNVMKKLNVKGRSQAVVELVRLGELQI; from the coding sequence ATGCGCAGCAAATCTCTTTTGACCAACCGGGAGCGAGAGGTTTTCGAGTTACTGGTGCAGGATAAGACGACGAAAGAAATTGCCGGCATACTCTTCATCAGCGAAAAGACCGTTCGGAATCACATCAGTAACGTCATGAAGAAACTGAACGTAAAAGGAAGATCCCAAGCCGTTGTTGAGCTGGTACGGCTTGGTGAATTGCAGATATAA
- the sdhB gene encoding succinate dehydrogenase iron-sulfur subunit, protein MSEKRMVHLIIERQDRNDTSPYTVEFKIPYRPGMNVIAALMEIQRNPVDASGKPVAPVAWECNCLEEVCGACMMVINGKPRQACTALIDQLEQPIRLKPARTFPVVRDLVVDRSRMFQALKKVKAWVPIDGTHNLGPGPRMPEKDRQWAYELSKCFTCGCCVEACPNVNERTNFIGPFAISQVRLFNTHPTGAMHADERLEALMGEGGIHECGNSQNCVQVCPKGIPLTTSIAAMNRATTVYAIKSWLNR, encoded by the coding sequence ATGAGTGAAAAGCGCATGGTCCACTTAATCATAGAACGGCAAGATCGGAACGATACGAGTCCGTATACGGTAGAATTCAAGATTCCTTATCGTCCGGGCATGAATGTGATCGCGGCGCTTATGGAGATCCAACGGAACCCGGTTGACGCGTCGGGCAAACCCGTGGCTCCTGTTGCTTGGGAATGTAACTGCCTTGAGGAAGTTTGCGGAGCTTGTATGATGGTGATCAATGGAAAACCGCGACAAGCTTGTACGGCATTGATTGATCAATTGGAACAGCCGATCCGTCTCAAACCTGCACGTACGTTCCCTGTTGTTCGTGACCTCGTAGTAGACCGGAGCCGTATGTTCCAAGCACTGAAAAAAGTGAAGGCATGGGTACCGATCGATGGAACCCACAATTTGGGGCCCGGTCCTCGCATGCCTGAAAAAGATCGTCAATGGGCATATGAACTGTCGAAGTGTTTTACTTGCGGTTGTTGTGTGGAAGCATGTCCGAATGTGAACGAACGTACAAACTTTATCGGTCCTTTCGCGATTTCACAGGTTCGTCTGTTTAATACTCATCCGACGGGTGCCATGCATGCGGATGAGCGTTTGGAAGCGTTGATGGGTGAAGGCGGCATCCATGAGTGTGGTAACTCACAAAACTGTGTACAGGTTTGTCCGAAAGGTATTCCTCTGACAACTTCGATCGCAGCCATGAACAGAGCGACCACCGTATATGCGATTAAGAGTTGGTTGAATCGGTAA
- the sdhA gene encoding succinate dehydrogenase flavoprotein subunit has protein sequence MSKQKVIVVGGGLAGLMATIKVCEAGVPVDLFSLVPVKRSHSACAQGGINGAVNTKGEGDSPWIHFDDTVYGGDFLADQPPVLAMCEAAPGIIHMFDRMGVMFNRTPEGLLDFRRFGGTLHHRTAFAGATTGQQLLYALDEQVRRFEAEGLVQKYEGWEFLSAVLDDEGVCRGIVAQDLRSMEIHSFVGDAVILATGGPGLIFGRSTNSIINTGTAASAVYQQGAIYANGEFIQIHPTAIPGDDKLRLMSESARGEGGRVWTYKDGKPWYFLEEKYPKYGNLVPRDIATREIFHVCVDLGLGINGENMVYLDVSHIPAEVLNVKLGGILEIYEKFVGDDPRKVPMRIFPAVHYSMGGLWVDYDQRTSIPGLFAAGECDFSQHGANRLGANSLLSSVYGGMVAGPNAVKYIRGLKKASGDVAQSFFETERKKQEQKYESILKMEGKENPYQLHRELGEWMTNNVTVVRYNDKLKKTDEKILELMERYKNIGIADKSRWENQMAPFTRQLWNMLELARVITLGALNRNESRGAHYKPEFPKRDDANWLKHTMATWTPNGPKFDYKDVDVSLIKPRERNYSVDKEETMKK, from the coding sequence ATGAGCAAGCAAAAGGTTATTGTTGTAGGCGGCGGGCTCGCAGGCCTGATGGCTACGATCAAAGTCTGCGAAGCTGGTGTGCCGGTCGATTTATTTTCGCTCGTACCTGTGAAGCGATCCCACTCCGCTTGTGCGCAAGGTGGAATTAACGGCGCAGTCAATACGAAGGGCGAAGGGGATTCCCCGTGGATCCATTTCGATGATACTGTCTATGGCGGTGATTTCCTTGCCGACCAACCTCCGGTATTAGCGATGTGTGAGGCCGCTCCTGGTATTATTCATATGTTTGACCGTATGGGCGTTATGTTCAACCGTACACCGGAAGGTCTTTTGGATTTCAGACGTTTCGGGGGAACGTTACACCACCGGACCGCGTTTGCTGGCGCAACCACCGGGCAGCAATTGTTATACGCGCTGGACGAACAAGTACGCCGTTTCGAAGCGGAAGGCCTTGTACAAAAATATGAGGGTTGGGAATTCCTTTCCGCCGTGTTGGACGATGAGGGCGTATGTCGCGGAATCGTTGCCCAGGATCTTCGCTCGATGGAGATTCACAGCTTTGTGGGCGACGCGGTGATCCTGGCAACTGGAGGACCCGGCCTTATCTTTGGACGTTCTACCAACTCGATCATCAATACGGGTACGGCCGCATCCGCCGTATATCAGCAAGGTGCCATCTACGCGAACGGTGAATTTATCCAGATTCACCCAACCGCGATCCCCGGGGACGACAAATTGCGCTTGATGTCCGAGTCAGCTCGCGGGGAAGGGGGCCGCGTATGGACTTACAAAGATGGTAAACCTTGGTACTTCCTTGAAGAAAAATACCCGAAATACGGAAACCTTGTCCCGCGTGATATCGCGACACGTGAAATTTTCCACGTATGCGTGGATCTTGGGCTCGGTATTAACGGCGAAAACATGGTTTACCTTGACGTTTCACATATCCCTGCGGAAGTCCTTAATGTTAAACTTGGCGGGATCCTCGAAATTTATGAGAAGTTTGTCGGGGACGACCCAAGGAAAGTACCGATGAGAATCTTCCCGGCTGTTCACTACTCTATGGGCGGTCTTTGGGTCGATTATGATCAACGGACCAGCATACCTGGATTGTTCGCAGCAGGGGAATGTGATTTCTCTCAACACGGAGCGAACCGCCTGGGAGCAAATTCCTTGTTGTCTTCCGTTTACGGGGGAATGGTTGCAGGACCAAACGCTGTGAAATATATCCGTGGTCTGAAGAAAGCATCTGGCGATGTTGCTCAAAGTTTCTTTGAGACAGAACGCAAAAAACAAGAACAAAAATATGAATCGATTCTCAAAATGGAAGGTAAAGAGAACCCCTATCAGCTTCATCGTGAACTTGGGGAATGGATGACCAATAACGTTACGGTGGTTCGTTATAACGATAAGCTCAAGAAAACCGATGAGAAAATTCTTGAGTTAATGGAACGTTATAAGAATATCGGTATCGCCGACAAATCGCGTTGGGAAAACCAAATGGCTCCATTTACACGACAACTGTGGAATATGCTTGAATTGGCCCGCGTGATTACACTGGGAGCACTCAACAGAAACGAATCTCGGGGAGCGCATTACAAACCGGAATTCCCGAAACGCGACGACGCGAACTGGTTGAAACACACGATGGCAACATGGACGCCGAACGGTCCGAAGTTTGATTACAAAGACGTGGATGTCTCTTTGATCAAGCCGCGTGAACGTAACTATAGCGTGGACAAGGAGGAGACGATGAAAAAATGA
- a CDS encoding succinate dehydrogenase cytochrome b558 subunit, translated as MSQQATREFWFRRLHTLLGVIPVGLFLIEHLFTNSTAMRGAQSYDNAVAFLYNIPFRVFIEYVFIFLPLLYHGVYGMYVAFTSGYNASQYGWFRNWMFVLQRVTGVITFVYIVWHLWNTRFSGNEPSFNMVANTVANPIAFWFMLIGIIAAVFHFANGLWSFCVHWGITVGPRAQRTFAYVMGLVFVVLSVVGVNALFAFTHQV; from the coding sequence ATGTCACAGCAAGCTACAAGAGAGTTTTGGTTTCGTCGCTTGCACACACTCTTAGGTGTCATACCTGTTGGACTATTTCTGATCGAGCATTTATTTACGAACTCTACCGCGATGAGAGGTGCGCAATCTTACGATAACGCAGTCGCATTCCTCTACAACATTCCGTTTCGCGTGTTTATTGAGTATGTTTTTATCTTCTTGCCTTTACTGTATCATGGGGTTTATGGAATGTATGTCGCATTTACATCAGGTTATAATGCTTCCCAGTACGGTTGGTTCCGAAATTGGATGTTTGTTCTTCAACGCGTTACTGGAGTAATCACGTTCGTATACATTGTTTGGCATTTGTGGAATACGCGTTTCAGCGGAAATGAACCAAGCTTCAACATGGTAGCAAACACAGTTGCGAATCCGATCGCATTTTGGTTTATGCTCATCGGAATCATCGCAGCGGTGTTTCACTTTGCAAACGGATTATGGTCATTCTGTGTACACTGGGGTATCACGGTCGGTCCGCGCGCACAGAGAACATTCGCTTATGTGATGGGCCTTGTGTTTGTTGTTTTGTCAGTTGTAGGCGTGAACGCACTCTTCGCGTTTACTCATCAGGTGTAA
- a CDS encoding homoserine dehydrogenase, with protein MKQKNVKIGLLGLGTVGTGVVKTLQTHQDQIEKRTGKHIEIRRILVRDLKKKRGVSVDPSLLTTSPEDLLSDSEISVIIEVMGGIEPAYSIIRKALQTGRHVVTANKELLAKHGAELLELAEKNGVQLWFEASVGGGIPVIRILQSYLHVNRVQSIAGILNGTCNFILSEMARTGRPYADVLKEAQALGYAEADPMNDVLGFDTMYKLAILSNLAFDIHIPPTAIETEGIQQIEPIDIEMAHAWGYVIKLIGSAAYTEGLFSASVGPRLLPVSHPLAQVNDVLNAVTISSDVVGELTFIGKGAGELPTASAVMEDLICLCSGGAGWRIPAFHKDNVQIDSEEQRVQTCYLRIAVRDERSNELSKRIEQVVHGLGGFTVEKHVRRLNDQTYVTYLIGGMERNVIRSFVADLEYVGLDCKPLLIFVEESEVQEKEIAYVAG; from the coding sequence ATGAAACAAAAAAATGTAAAAATTGGACTGCTTGGACTGGGTACTGTCGGCACAGGTGTGGTTAAAACCTTACAAACGCACCAGGATCAAATCGAGAAGCGGACAGGAAAACACATAGAAATCAGGCGGATCCTGGTTCGTGATCTGAAAAAGAAACGAGGGGTATCTGTCGACCCGAGTCTTCTCACAACATCCCCTGAAGACTTGCTTTCGGATTCAGAAATTTCCGTGATTATTGAGGTGATGGGAGGAATCGAGCCGGCTTATTCGATCATCCGCAAGGCTTTACAAACCGGTCGCCATGTGGTCACCGCGAACAAAGAATTGTTGGCGAAACACGGGGCAGAATTACTGGAGCTGGCTGAAAAGAACGGGGTGCAATTATGGTTTGAAGCGAGCGTGGGCGGTGGCATTCCGGTCATTCGGATCCTTCAGTCCTATCTTCATGTGAATCGTGTGCAGTCGATCGCCGGGATTTTAAATGGAACTTGCAATTTTATTTTATCGGAAATGGCTCGCACAGGCCGTCCTTATGCCGATGTGTTGAAGGAAGCGCAAGCGCTAGGCTATGCGGAAGCAGATCCGATGAATGATGTTCTCGGATTCGACACGATGTATAAGCTTGCAATTTTAAGCAATCTCGCGTTCGACATTCATATTCCCCCCACTGCGATCGAGACGGAAGGCATTCAGCAGATCGAACCGATTGACATTGAAATGGCGCATGCATGGGGATATGTGATTAAATTAATTGGAAGCGCCGCTTATACGGAAGGGCTCTTTTCCGCATCCGTGGGACCGCGTCTTTTGCCCGTTTCACACCCGCTCGCCCAAGTGAATGATGTCCTCAATGCGGTGACCATATCGAGTGATGTTGTCGGTGAGCTCACGTTTATTGGGAAGGGTGCCGGGGAACTGCCAACCGCCAGTGCGGTCATGGAAGATTTGATATGTTTGTGCAGCGGCGGCGCGGGTTGGCGGATACCCGCTTTTCACAAAGATAACGTACAAATCGACTCGGAAGAACAGCGTGTGCAGACATGTTATTTACGTATAGCAGTACGTGATGAACGAAGCAATGAGTTGTCGAAACGGATCGAACAAGTTGTCCATGGATTGGGTGGATTCACCGTGGAAAAACATGTGCGTCGCTTGAATGACCAAACATATGTAACTTATTTAATTGGAGGAATGGAGAGAAACGTGATTCGTTCGTTCGTAGCCGATTTGGAATATGTAGGGCTGGATTGCAAACCGCTTCTCATTTTTGTGGAAGAGAGTGAGGTACAGGAAAAAGAGATCGCTTATGTGGCGGGGTAA
- a CDS encoding aspartate kinase — protein MALIVQKYGGSSVRTTDHIKRVAGRIKDTVTEGNSVVVVVSAMGDTTDELIEMAGQITNKPSAREMDMLVTTGEQVSVALLSMALQEIGIDSISLTGGQAGIRTEAVHGKARILDIQPDRIHRELKDGKVVVVAGFQGVTDDGEIATLGRGGSDTTAVALAAAIQADVCEIYTDVEGVYTTDPRVVPHARKINEISYDEMLELANLGAVVLHPRAVECAKQYNIPLRVRSSFTKNPGTLVKEEAEMEQGMIVRGIAHDLNVAKVALVGVPHRKNSLQLVFKKLAAENINVDIIVQSIVHNEVSDISFTVSVDDLDKACDVLNGVKEELNASEIVCEEGLAKVSIVGAGMISNPGVAAQMFDALTEAGIGIKMVSTSEIKVSCVIDASQVHDAVKALHTSFGLDALDTVTVAK, from the coding sequence ATGGCATTGATCGTGCAGAAATACGGAGGAAGTTCCGTTCGCACAACTGACCATATCAAGAGAGTGGCGGGACGCATCAAGGACACGGTAACAGAAGGGAATTCTGTCGTCGTCGTCGTTTCTGCAATGGGAGATACGACCGATGAATTGATTGAAATGGCAGGCCAAATCACGAATAAACCGTCCGCGAGAGAAATGGATATGCTTGTGACCACGGGTGAACAAGTTTCTGTGGCACTGCTCTCGATGGCTTTGCAAGAAATCGGCATCGACAGCATTTCGTTGACCGGAGGGCAAGCGGGGATACGGACAGAAGCGGTTCACGGAAAGGCACGGATCTTGGATATCCAACCGGATCGCATCCATCGGGAGTTGAAAGATGGAAAAGTGGTCGTTGTCGCCGGATTTCAAGGCGTCACGGATGACGGTGAAATCGCAACATTAGGGCGAGGCGGTTCCGATACGACGGCTGTGGCTCTCGCCGCAGCCATTCAAGCGGATGTTTGCGAGATTTACACGGATGTGGAAGGTGTATATACGACAGACCCGCGCGTCGTTCCCCATGCGAGGAAGATCAACGAGATTTCTTATGATGAAATGTTGGAATTGGCAAATTTGGGTGCGGTCGTTCTACACCCGCGCGCCGTTGAATGTGCGAAACAATATAACATTCCTTTGCGGGTACGCTCCAGTTTTACAAAGAATCCAGGCACGCTTGTTAAGGAGGAAGCTGAAATGGAACAAGGTATGATCGTACGGGGGATCGCCCATGATTTGAATGTTGCGAAGGTTGCGCTCGTTGGGGTTCCGCATCGAAAAAACAGTCTGCAGCTCGTGTTCAAAAAGTTGGCTGCTGAAAACATCAATGTTGATATTATCGTTCAAAGCATCGTACACAATGAGGTGAGCGACATTTCGTTTACCGTCTCGGTCGACGATTTAGATAAAGCTTGTGATGTATTAAACGGTGTAAAAGAGGAATTGAATGCATCGGAAATCGTCTGTGAAGAGGGATTGGCAAAAGTCTCGATCGTCGGGGCGGGAATGATCTCAAATCCGGGTGTTGCCGCACAGATGTTTGACGCTTTAACAGAAGCGGGTATTGGAATAAAAATGGTTTCCACATCGGAAATCAAAGTTTCATGTGTAATCGATGCTTCACAGGTACACGATGCTGTGAAAGCCCTGCATACATCCTTTGGTTTGGATGCATTGGATACCGTAACGGTTGCAAAATAA
- a CDS encoding glycosyl hydrolase family 18 protein produces MKWKFFLFSVAGMLLFGSLLLKSFVVDASPYPFFPFSIFDTSTSIDKTSIPPAKQLVQVDSVKYPTPRLSVMGYYTEDWPGDMRAFQDLASHSGSIDAVAPFSYTVTEDGHLSGVPTSALTFAKQNGLQAYALIHNLQDNHLNADLIHKIVSDSSLRTTLAQNIEQMVATNGFQGVQFDFEGVMPSDRANLTALIQETASLLHANGYKFSVALPAKTVDSLNDHWTGAYDYTAIGNLADFVTIMTYDEHWAGDTAGPVASYPWVQQVIAFAITHIPPEKIYLGVAAYGYNWAAGSPAKVVMEKSMNQLAINHGVTFTWDEQEKESHFTYVDNGVEHTVWGENPAGLDFKMQLAVQNHLKGIAIWRLGFTDDAYWNVISAYR; encoded by the coding sequence ATGAAATGGAAATTTTTTCTATTTAGTGTTGCCGGTATGTTATTATTCGGTTCGCTTCTTTTGAAGTCATTTGTTGTCGACGCGAGTCCGTACCCGTTTTTTCCATTTTCGATATTTGATACATCGACGTCGATTGATAAGACATCAATTCCTCCAGCCAAACAACTCGTGCAGGTGGATTCTGTCAAGTATCCGACACCCCGATTGTCAGTTATGGGATATTACACGGAAGATTGGCCAGGGGACATGCGTGCATTTCAGGATCTCGCTTCACACTCCGGCAGCATCGATGCGGTTGCCCCTTTTTCCTATACGGTCACGGAAGACGGGCATCTAAGCGGTGTGCCGACATCCGCTCTTACCTTCGCCAAGCAAAACGGGCTGCAAGCGTATGCTCTCATACATAATTTGCAGGATAATCATCTCAACGCAGACCTGATCCATAAGATTGTAAGCGATTCGTCTTTGCGCACTACACTCGCGCAAAACATAGAACAAATGGTTGCAACCAACGGCTTTCAAGGAGTACAGTTCGATTTTGAAGGAGTGATGCCGTCAGATCGGGCAAATTTGACAGCGCTTATACAAGAAACGGCTTCTCTGCTTCATGCGAACGGCTACAAGTTCAGTGTAGCTCTACCCGCAAAAACGGTCGATTCACTGAATGATCATTGGACGGGTGCTTATGATTACACAGCGATTGGAAATCTTGCCGATTTTGTTACGATCATGACATATGACGAACATTGGGCTGGCGATACAGCGGGACCCGTGGCTTCGTATCCATGGGTACAACAGGTGATCGCTTTTGCCATCACACATATTCCGCCGGAAAAAATCTATCTCGGTGTGGCTGCGTATGGCTATAATTGGGCTGCTGGATCTCCAGCCAAAGTCGTCATGGAAAAGTCGATGAACCAACTCGCAATCAATCATGGCGTTACATTCACGTGGGATGAACAAGAAAAGGAAAGCCATTTTACTTATGTTGATAACGGCGTTGAACATACGGTTTGGGGAGAAAATCCTGCCGGCCTCGACTTCAAAATGCAACTGGCCGTGCAAAATCACCTTAAGGGGATTGCGATCTGGAGGCTTGGTTTTACAGATGACGCCTATTGGAATGTGATCAGCGCGTACCGTTAA